AGGAATCGCATCTGCTCGGGCAGACGCAAAGGGTATTCTGCGTTAATCTGCGTGGTACTTTGCGTTACTCTGCGTTCATATCAACGTAACTGATCCACGATCAACATATTGAAGGTTCACGCATCTGCTAAGGCAGACAGGAAGGAATCGCAGAGTTTCGCAAAGGGTATTCTGCGTTAATCTGCGTGGTACTTTGCGTTACTCTGCGTTCATATCAACGTAACTGATCCATGATCAACATATTGAAGGTTCACGCATCTGCTAAGGCAGACAGGAAGGAATCGCAGAGTTTCGCAGAAGGCAGTGACGTTTTACAATGGATTTCATTTTGACGAGATTTCTTGGATATTTGTCTTAGATGTAGACTTCTACTATTTTTTTATGTTTGAACTGTTTTTCTCTGAAAATACGCGCTTCACTACCTGGGGCTTTGAGCATATCGGTGTGGTGTTGGTTTCCGCAGTTTTGGGATATATGGTTATCCGTTATGGGCAAACCACTTCGAGAGAAATCGAAAAGCAACGAATCCTCAACCTACTGGGAATATTTGTTTCCACCACCGTGATTATCTGGACAATACTTGAAGTGGTTCGGGGAAAGTTCAATTACAAAGAAGATTTACCCCTGGTATTGTGCAACTTTCTCGCCCTTACAATTCCGATATTTACTTTTACCCGCAACAAAAAAGTCTATGAACTGATTCTCTTTTGGATTCTTGCGGGCACAGTTCAGGCGATTATTACGCCTGATCTTCAGGACGGATTTCCTCATTATACCTTTTGGAAATTCTGGATTGTGCACAACGGACTGGTAATCATCGTTTTATACGCCACATTTGTGTGGGGATACCGTCCGACTCTCCGGGGCTTATTTCGATCTTATATTGGTTTAGAAATCTATTTTCTGCTCATGATGGGTATCAACACCCTGCTCGATACCAACTATTTTTACCTCAACAGCAAACCGCCCTTCGCGACTGTGCTGGACCTCTTTGGCCCCTGGCCCTGGTATATTATTGTGGCGCAGCTAATTGTCATTCCCTATTTCCTTCTGCTGTATTTACCCTTTTATCTGAGTAAGCGGAAAAGTTTTCAAGACAACACCGCTTAATTTATCCCAAATTCACTTTAAATTAGCCCACTCATTATACAATTATTCAAATGGAAATCGCAACCCGAACAACGTGGCAAAATACCCCCATGCCTGAAGCACGCGCCGAATTACAATTCGAAAAAAAATTCCAACCCTGGGAGGTAACCCGGCTTAAAAACGGACTGATCCCCCATGAGATGGAAGATAAATGGTTTATATTCTTCGAAGACAACTACTTATACTTTCACCGTAGTTGGACAGGAATCGAAATTTTCCGGATAGAACTCGCGATGGCGGCAGACGGCTCAGCGACTGTAAAACAATGTTGGGTCAACCGCGACAAAGATCAGTACAATTCCCACAATGAAG
The Bacteroidia bacterium DNA segment above includes these coding regions:
- a CDS encoding TIGR02206 family membrane protein; translated protein: MFELFFSENTRFTTWGFEHIGVVLVSAVLGYMVIRYGQTTSREIEKQRILNLLGIFVSTTVIIWTILEVVRGKFNYKEDLPLVLCNFLALTIPIFTFTRNKKVYELILFWILAGTVQAIITPDLQDGFPHYTFWKFWIVHNGLVIIVLYATFVWGYRPTLRGLFRSYIGLEIYFLLMMGINTLLDTNYFYLNSKPPFATVLDLFGPWPWYIIVAQLIVIPYFLLLYLPFYLSKRKSFQDNTA